Proteins from a genomic interval of Patescibacteria group bacterium:
- the dnaN gene encoding DNA polymerase III subunit beta, with amino-acid sequence MKVECVKESLVNTISTAEKISGKNLTHQILSCILLTAKGKNLTIRTTNLDLGIEITLPVKVIKEGTVAVSGSVLYNSISTIQGDVVELELIGGNLSVKNNTGKTLIKTHNNNDFPTIPKVKGDVSLKLKKEGFLQGIQSVWYSASPSTIKPELSSLYIYYKDGNMVFVATDSFRLAEKTVIVGSIKEFNPILIPIKNIPEIIRVLEQSDDTFEITLSNNQIAFVFGNIYLTSRIIDGTFPDYKQIIPKITTTEVIALKQDFLLTLKHTTIFLDRFNQVGFNINKTKKQLFLSSKNSDIGETNTSLSTTITGDDLDINFNLKYVFDCFQSIHSDNISLSFSGLSKPLIIRGVSDNSFLYLVMPMNK; translated from the coding sequence ATGAAAGTAGAGTGTGTAAAAGAAAGTTTAGTAAATACCATTTCAACAGCAGAAAAGATTAGTGGAAAAAATCTTACACATCAAATTTTAAGTTGTATATTACTAACAGCAAAAGGAAAAAATTTAACCATTAGGACAACAAATCTTGATTTAGGTATTGAAATCACACTACCAGTTAAAGTAATAAAAGAAGGTACAGTAGCAGTCTCTGGTTCAGTGTTGTATAACTCAATATCAACAATACAAGGAGATGTGGTTGAACTTGAATTAATTGGAGGGAATTTATCTGTAAAAAATAATACCGGAAAAACACTTATAAAAACTCACAATAATAATGATTTCCCAACAATCCCAAAAGTGAAGGGAGATGTAAGTTTAAAACTAAAAAAAGAAGGTTTTTTACAAGGAATACAATCAGTGTGGTATAGTGCTTCACCATCAACAATAAAACCAGAACTATCAAGTCTTTATATTTACTATAAAGACGGAAATATGGTGTTTGTAGCAACTGATTCGTTTAGATTAGCTGAAAAAACAGTTATAGTTGGATCTATAAAAGAGTTTAACCCTATTTTAATACCTATTAAGAATATACCTGAAATAATTCGTGTATTAGAACAATCAGATGATACTTTTGAAATAACATTAAGTAATAATCAAATAGCGTTTGTGTTTGGTAATATATACCTAACATCAAGAATTATTGATGGTACATTTCCTGACTATAAACAAATAATACCAAAAATTACCACTACTGAAGTTATAGCACTCAAACAGGATTTTTTACTCACACTAAAACACACAACTATATTTTTAGATAGATTTAATCAGGTTGGTTTTAATATTAATAAAACTAAAAAACAATTATTTTTAAGTTCTAAAAACTCAGATATCGGTGAAACAAACACATCACTTTCTACAACAATAACAGGAGATGATTTGGATATAAATTTTAATTTAAAATATGTGTTTGATTGTTTTCAATCAATACATTCAGACAATATATCACTTTCTTTTAGTGGTTTAAGTAAACCACTAATTATACGAGGGGTTTCAGATAATTCGTTTTTGTATTTAGTGATGCCAATGAATAAATAA
- a CDS encoding KH domain-containing protein, which translates to MNNEHTKILIEEFLNNLTIGFDTVEIIEDDIRLVFLIKTEHSGVLIGNNGENLRALNHIIKRMVGKKQEKESEMQFLLDVNGYYQKKIQRIRDQATILADRARMFKSNVEMTPMNAYERMIIHSMFTDDPEISTESSGVGKLRRVVLKYGREERKGREYSEMSDSIT; encoded by the coding sequence ATGAATAATGAACACACTAAAATATTAATTGAGGAATTTTTAAACAATCTCACTATTGGTTTTGATACCGTTGAGATTATTGAAGATGATATACGTTTGGTATTTCTTATAAAAACAGAGCATTCAGGAGTTCTTATTGGAAACAACGGAGAAAATCTCCGGGCACTCAATCATATAATCAAACGGATGGTGGGTAAGAAACAAGAAAAAGAAAGCGAGATGCAGTTTCTGCTTGATGTAAATGGGTATTACCAGAAGAAAATACAACGGATACGAGATCAGGCAACAATATTAGCTGACAGGGCTCGTATGTTCAAATCAAATGTTGAAATGACTCCTATGAATGCATATGAACGGATGATTATTCATAGTATGTTTACCGATGATCCCGAAATCTCAACTGAGTCATCGGGTGTGGGAAAATTGAGAAGAGTAGTTCTTAAATATGGAAGAGAAGAAAGAAAAGGAAGAGAATATAGTGAAATGAGTGATTCTATAACCTAA
- a CDS encoding membrane protein insertase YidC, with amino-acid sequence MMISFFNTFFYEPLYNGLIFLISVVPFADVGIAVILLTIVVKLVLFPLSIKAVKTQLSMKLLEPELKRIKQQYEKDKQEQARKTMALYKENGINPFSGLLLILIQIPIIFGLYWVFFKGGLPEIDTSILYSFVTKPSLVNMDFLGFIDVSARNIVIAFFAGVTQYFQIKLALPPMKERPTNPTLKDDLARSFHMQMRYVMPFIVFFVSYAISAAIAIYWTTSNLFAIGQELFVRKTIKNKHIQ; translated from the coding sequence GTGATGATCTCATTTTTTAACACTTTTTTTTATGAACCACTCTATAACGGGCTGATTTTTCTCATATCAGTGGTACCCTTTGCGGATGTCGGAATCGCGGTCATACTACTCACCATAGTGGTTAAATTAGTGCTCTTTCCACTTTCAATAAAGGCGGTAAAAACACAGCTTTCAATGAAATTACTTGAACCTGAGCTCAAGAGAATCAAACAGCAGTACGAGAAAGACAAACAAGAGCAGGCACGCAAAACAATGGCACTCTATAAGGAAAATGGAATTAACCCATTTTCTGGGCTTCTGCTCATACTAATACAAATTCCCATTATTTTCGGTCTTTATTGGGTGTTTTTCAAAGGAGGACTCCCTGAAATTGACACCAGTATATTATATTCATTTGTGACAAAACCTAGCTTGGTAAACATGGATTTTCTCGGTTTTATTGATGTATCAGCACGGAATATTGTTATCGCATTCTTTGCTGGGGTAACTCAATATTTTCAGATTAAGCTCGCACTCCCCCCAATGAAAGAGAGGCCTACAAATCCAACATTAAAAGATGACTTGGCGCGGAGCTTTCATATGCAAATGCGCTACGTCATGCCGTTTATAGTGTTTTTTGTTTCATATGCAATATCGGCAGCTATTGCAATTTATTGGACAACAAGTAATCTGTTTGCTATCGGACAGGAGTTGTTTGTAAGAAAAACCATCAAAAACAAGCACATTCAATGA
- the rnpA gene encoding ribonuclease P protein component, whose protein sequence is MPKVAQTIRRKAITTILHKGNTYKTQYLSLVLHLSPENKQSSFSFVVSKKVEKSAVIRNTLKRRGRHIVRELHTIKPFSAVFFMKKGISELSFSELKNNITQLLKKGRVLS, encoded by the coding sequence ATGCCTAAGGTGGCACAAACAATACGGAGAAAAGCAATTACCACTATTTTGCATAAAGGAAACACCTATAAAACCCAGTACCTTTCTTTAGTATTACATCTCTCTCCAGAAAACAAACAATCTTCCTTTTCTTTTGTAGTATCTAAAAAAGTTGAAAAGAGTGCAGTAATACGAAACACACTTAAAAGGAGAGGAAGACATATTGTAAGAGAGTTGCACACAATAAAACCATTCAGTGCAGTTTTTTTTATGAAAAAAGGAATTTCAGAACTGTCTTTTTCTGAACTAAAAAACAATATTACACAACTTTTAAAGAAAGGAAGGGTCTTATCATGA
- the rpmH gene encoding 50S ribosomal protein L34, giving the protein MSKTYQPKKRKRKRTHGFLVRQRTTSGKNTIKRRRNKGRAALAV; this is encoded by the coding sequence ATGTCAAAAACATACCAACCCAAAAAAAGAAAAAGAAAGCGAACCCACGGTTTTCTTGTACGACAGAGAACAACAAGTGGTAAGAACACAATAAAAAGAAGGAGAAATAAAGGACGAGCAGCGCTCGCTGTCTAA
- the dnaA gene encoding chromosomal replication initiator protein DnaA, with protein MDNKQLWENVLVDIELNISKANFSTWFKDTHITKFDAGVVYLNVPNEFVKDWLFNKYHKFIVKALRGFSEGVRGLEYVIKKDEKKKDESLGSDIKSGTVIQINGELPLQDYYINKNDNLNPRYTFDTFVVGAFNELAHAAAQAIVQKPGIAYNPLFIYGNVGHGKTHLIQAVGNQLKKLYSGKKVYYVTSEKFTVDYINAVQTTKVNSFKEKYRQYDVLIMDDIQFLSNKEKTQEELFHLFNALYDNNKQIIFSSDRHPNYIPNLEERLKSRFAAGMIVDIPQPEYESRIAILKSKTKHSNFLLSDDVIEFLAVNIQGNIRDLEGALNSIICQSQLKGKVLTIQEIKNLIKNNAKPKKSISAKDVIKKVADFYNIEENSIYEKTRRKEVVKPRQVIMYILREDFSISYPAIGEKLGGRDHTTVIHSCEKVRNELKVDNTLSQELSQIRTLIG; from the coding sequence ATGGATAACAAACAATTGTGGGAAAATGTGCTTGTTGATATAGAACTCAATATATCAAAAGCGAATTTTAGTACGTGGTTTAAAGATACTCATATAACTAAATTTGATGCTGGGGTTGTCTATCTTAATGTTCCAAATGAATTTGTTAAAGACTGGCTCTTTAATAAGTATCACAAATTTATTGTAAAAGCACTTAGAGGATTCTCGGAGGGGGTTCGTGGACTTGAGTATGTTATTAAAAAAGATGAAAAAAAGAAAGATGAGAGTTTGGGTAGTGATATAAAATCTGGAACTGTAATTCAAATAAATGGTGAGTTGCCACTTCAAGATTATTATATAAATAAAAATGACAATTTAAATCCACGGTACACATTTGACACTTTTGTTGTTGGTGCTTTTAACGAACTGGCTCACGCTGCGGCGCAGGCTATTGTTCAAAAACCTGGCATTGCATACAACCCTTTATTTATCTATGGAAATGTTGGCCATGGAAAAACACATTTAATACAAGCTGTTGGAAACCAGTTAAAAAAACTTTACAGTGGTAAAAAAGTGTATTATGTGACTTCGGAAAAATTTACTGTTGATTATATTAATGCGGTGCAAACAACAAAAGTAAATTCATTTAAGGAAAAGTATCGCCAGTATGATGTATTGATAATGGATGATATACAATTCCTATCTAATAAAGAAAAAACACAGGAGGAATTGTTTCATTTATTCAATGCGCTGTATGATAATAATAAACAAATTATCTTTTCATCAGACAGGCATCCAAACTATATCCCAAATCTTGAAGAGCGGTTAAAATCCCGCTTTGCTGCTGGTATGATAGTTGATATCCCTCAACCGGAGTATGAATCTAGAATTGCTATTTTAAAATCAAAAACAAAACACAGTAATTTTCTATTATCTGATGATGTTATTGAGTTTTTAGCGGTAAATATACAAGGTAATATTAGAGATTTAGAAGGTGCTCTTAACTCGATTATTTGCCAATCTCAATTAAAAGGGAAGGTACTTACTATACAGGAGATAAAGAATTTAATAAAAAATAACGCGAAGCCTAAAAAATCAATATCAGCAAAAGATGTTATTAAAAAAGTAGCTGACTTTTATAATATTGAAGAAAACAGTATTTACGAAAAAACAAGAAGAAAAGAGGTGGTGAAACCACGGCAAGTGATAATGTATATTTTAAGAGAAGATTTTAGTATTTCATATCCTGCTATAGGTGAAAAACTTGGTGGTAGAGATCATACAACAGTTATTCATTCATGTGAAAAAGTTAGAAATGAATTGAAAGTTGATAACACACTTTCACAAGAACTAAGTCAAATACGAACATTAATAGGTTGA